The Nocardia vinacea genome contains the following window.
CGCGCGCCGAGGCTTTCCGGTTGGGACAGCAGAGCCAGCACCAGATGTCCGATCGCGATCTCCGTATGACCGGAGGTGCGAGTTGCCTCCTGGGAGGCCACCACCATCTTTCGTGCGCGCGGGGTGAACTTCGCGAAGCCCGCATTGGGATCCATGGCCGCGGCTTCCGCCGGATCACCCGGCCCCTTGGGCACAAACCGCTTCTGCGCGGCCTGTTTGGTGACGCCCATGCTGGCGCCGATATCGGTCCACGATGCGCCGGAGCGGCGGGCCTGATCCACGAAGTGGCCGATCAGATGATCGGCCACTTCGCCGAAGTGTCCGGCCGTGACCACCGCATCGGAGAGTTGGTCGAGCACATTGTCCGGACGTGCTTTTTTGATGCCATCGATCAGATCGTCGAGGCGTACATTGATTGCCATGCGTCAACCATAAGTTGACGATTCCGCTTCGTCAACCACTAGTTGACGATTTTTCAGGGACGTGCCGCCCCGGCCGCACCACGCACGATCTGCTCCTTGAACCAGGCAGCCGTCCGCCCGGTGAGCACGGTCCGTCCCGGGGAGTCGTCCGCGTGCAGAAACTGGATGACGCCATCGCGCCGACCGAGGCTGATGCACTGGAAGAAGTACCGGAACCGCAGCTCACGGGGTGCACGACCGGCCAGCCGTGCGACAACTGCGTCGGCCGCGTACTTGCCGGTGGGCAATGCCGTCGCACATGCCATCCGCAGTTCCCGACCACCCGGACCCGCGATCACGGCAGCGTCGCCCGCCACGTAGACATCCGGATGCGATACCGACCGCAACGTCTCGTCGGTCAGCACCCGACCATGCCCGTCCACCGCGAACCCGGCCCGCCGCGCCAGCTCCGGCACTCCGAAACCAGCGGTCCACACCGTCGCGGCGGCCTCGACCACGGACCCGTCGGCCAACCGAACGCCTTCCGGAGTCACCTCGATAACTTTTGCGTCCGAACGGATCTCGACCCCGAGCCGCTCCAGCGCCCGTCGCACATGATCGCGCGCCCGCGTCGACAGCCAGGAGGCAGGCTCATCCGAGCCGAGCAGCACCACCCGCAAGTCCGGTCGGGACTCGGCCAGTTCCGCGGCCAGCTCGATGCCGGTGGCACCGCCACCGACCACCACGATCCGCCCGATCGCAATGCCGTTCCGCAACCACTCCGAATCATCGGGTGTGGCAACCGAATACGCGTACTCCGCCACCCCTTGGACGCCCGCAGGATCGTTTGTACTGCCCAGCGCATAGATGAGCGCGTCGTATTCGAGATCCGGTGCGCCGTCGAGGATCACCTGCTTGTGCTCGGTATCGATCCCCTGCACCCAAGCACGTACGAAGTGAATTCGCTTGGATTCGAGCAACTCTCGCAGGTCCCGTGCCGGAATCGACTGCCCCGCACCGTATTGGTGCAACCGCACCCGTTCGACAAAGGTCGCGCGGGCGTCGACAACGGTGATGTGGGCGTCGCGGGCGGTGCGCGCCAACCTGCGGGCCGCCGCCAGCCCCGCGTATCCGGCGCCGAGGACGACGATTCGATGCTGTCCGGTCATGATGTGGCTCCCTTTCGATCGGCCGACACCCCTTAGACGGGACAGCCCTCCGATCCCTGACAGCCTCGGGAAATGACCCGCGTCACGCCCGCCCGATATAGGTCAGCTTCTCCGGATTGACGATCATGCGCAGCGCGGTCACCGAATCGTCGAGGGTGTCCACGCCGACGACCAATGCGGGCTCCCCCGCCAACCGCACGACGACCGCGAGCGCGCCGTTGATCTCCTCGAGCGCCATCACCATCCCCGGCACCTCCCACCGGAACAGTCCGGCCACATACCGCGCGACCGCGGGAGCCCCGACGATCGGGCGCCGAGCCGCGGTGACCTGACCGCCGCCGTCCGCGGTCGAGACGACATCGGCCGCGAGCATCCGCTCCAATGCCTCGATATCCCCGATGCGTGCCGCCTTCAGGAAGCGCTCGATCAGCTCACGGGCTTGATCGGCCGGAACATCGAAGCGCGGCCGCCCCTCGCGCACCCGGATACCGGCCCGGCGGAAGATCTGCTGCGAATTGGCCTCGGATACCGCGAGCATGTCCGCGATCTCCCGGTGTGCGTATCCGAATGCCTCGCGCAGCACGAAAACCGCACGCTCGATGGGGCTCAACCGCTCCAATGCCGTCAGCAGCGCCAGCGAAACCAACTCGCGCTCCTCCACCGTCTCCAACGGCCCGAGCTCACCGCGCGCGGTCGGTACCGGCTCGGGCAGCCACGGCCCGACGTAGGTCTCCCGACGGGCCCGCGCCGAAACCAGCCAGGTACGGCAGAGATTCACGACCGCGGTGGTCAGCCAGGCCTCGGCCGAGCGAATCGTGGTGCGGTCGGTGCCATCCCAGCGCAGGTAGGTCTCCTGTACCGCATCCTCGGCCTCGGTCGCGTAGCCGAGCATCCGATAGGCGAGCGCGAACAGGCGCGGGCGATGCGCCTGAAATTCGCGCAATCCATCCGGTTCCACCGCCACCTTCTTCCGTGCTCGGCCGCCGAAGATGACGGTACCGGTCGGGATCCACCCTGCCTTCGACAGTTCGGAGGCCGACCCGATGGTCCGGCCACCACCGAAAACCCGACCCAGATCGAATCCCCAGAACCCCAAACCACCAAGTGCCGCAACGCTGCTCATAGGCGCAGCATTCCCGCGCGACCTAGACGATTCCTTAAGGAATACCAGGCAAGCCGCAACAGCTCAGAGGTGCAGATCGTCCGCCCGACGCTCTTTACCCGGACTGCGCAGCCGCAGGCGGCTCGCCCCGCGAATCGCCGGACGCCGCAGCGCGGGCCGTCGCCGCTGCGCCCGCCGCTGGGCCCGGCGTTCGGATGGCTTGTGCTGCCAGGTTTCCGGACGCGCGGCCACCCAGCGCTGCGAATGCCAGGCGAACGGGATATGCCCGAGGTACAGCGCGACCAGCACCAGCAGCAGCACGATCGGATAGGTGACCAGCAGCGCCGCCGCGAGCGCAGTCAGCACCAGCAGCCCGGCAGCCGCCTGCGGCGCCACCGATACCGACTTCATGGCCAGCGTCGGAATCGTACTGACCGCCAACGCCGCCGCGAACAAGGTCCAGGCCGCGACCTCGTAGTAGCCGACCCACCAGCCGTCACCGAACTGCACGTACAGCCCGATCGGCACCAGCGCGATCAGCGCCGCCGCCGGTGCGGGGACGCCGACGAAATACTCGCGCGCCCACTGCGGTCGAGTGTCGTCGTCGAGCAGGGTGTTGAACCTGGCCAGGCGCAGCACAAGGCTCACCGCGAAAACCAGCGCGATGATCCAGCCCGCGCTGTTGCTGTCCAGCAGCGCGATGTAGATCACCAGACCGGGCGCGACTCCGAAGGAGATGGCGTCGGAGAGCGAATCGAGTTCCGCGCCCATCTTGGTGGTGGCGTCCAGCATCCGGGCGAGCCGACCGTCGAGGGTGTCCAGTACGGCCGCGGCGCCGACCATCGCCAAGGAGATGTCGAGCTTGTCGTCCAAGGCGAACTTCACCGCGGACAGTCCGGCACACAGCGCCATGATCGTCACGATGCTCGGCAACAGCCGGATGGTCCGGCGCCTTCGCTGCGGTGTGGGCAGGGCCTGCTCCATCATGAGTCCGTGGAAAGTACGGCCAGCACGGTCTCGCCCCCGATCGTGCGCTGTCCGGGTTCGACGAGTAATTCGGTACCCGCCGGGAAGTACGTGTCGACCCGGGACCCGAAACGGATCAGGCCGTAGGTATCGCCGATGGTCAGTTTGTCACCGACCTGCGCGTCGCAGACGATGCGCCGCGCCAGCAGACCCGCGATCTGCACGACCACGAGCTGCGCGCCACCGGCGGTGTCGATGACCATGCTGTTGCGCTCGTTCACCGCACTGGCCTCGGGCAGATCCGCCGAACGGAACTGACCGGACTGGTGCAGCACAGTGCGCACGGTGCCGGAGATAGGGGTGCGTTGCACATGGACGTCGAGCACCGAAAGGAAGATGCTCACGCGCGGCAGCGGCGCATCGCCGAGGCCCAGTTCGGCGGGCGGCGTCGCGGTGTCGACCAGAGCGATCTCGCCGTCGGCCGGGGCGACGACCACCCCCGCCCGGTTCGGCGGCACCCGGTTCGGATGCCGGAAGAAGGTCGCGCAGGCCGCGGCGGCCAGCAGGCCCGTGCGGCGCACCCACTTGCGCTTACCCCCGATGACCGCCACCGCGAGCGGCGCCGCGACGAAGGGCAGCCCGGCGGGATGCAGCGGGGGAATCGCGGCCCGGACCAGATCGACGACATGGCCGACTCCGGTCGTTTCGGGCGTGCCGGGCGGGGTGGGACGGCGTGCCACAGGCTCCTCTTTCGTGCTCGATGCAGACGGTTTGCGCCCCTCAACGATAGGTCCGGCGCAAGCGTTCACACCTTACGGGAACCGAGCCTGTGGCACCCGCTCTCAGTGCACGGCTTTACGGCCGGTGAACAGCCGCACCAGGAACAGCAAGATCACCGCGCCACCGAGGCAGGTGAAGAAGCTGAACCAGAGTCCGCCGCCCTCGACGTCGACGCCGAGCACCTTGAGCAGGAATCCGCCTAGTAGACCACCGACCACACCGACCACGATGTTGAGGAGGATGCCCTGTTGGGCATCCGTCTTCATGATCTTGCTGGCGATCCAGCCGGCAAGACCGCCGATGATGATCCACCCGATAATCCCGAGTCCGAGCATGGTGTCCTCGAATCACTAGTTGGGGCGACGCCACACCACAGGGCGTGCTTCGAGGGTATACCCGCCAAATGTGAGAATACGCACTCCCAACACACGCGACACGGGCTAATATGAGGGGGCCTCATGTCTACGGTGACGTAGGCGGCCGGCCGATGAGGGACTCATTTCGATGCTTTCGGGGTAACAACCCGGCGGCGCCGCCGCAGGTACATAGGAGACGCATTATGGCTGCTCAAATCACCCAGACCACAGGGGCTGAGCACACGGCGATCCTCGGGCTCGGCGTTTACCGCCCCGCTCGAATCGTCACCAACGACGAGGTCGCCGGGCCCATCGACTCGAGTGACGAGTGGATCCGCACCCGGTCCGGAATCAAAACGCGGCGTTTCGCCTCGAAGGAAGAGACGATTCACAGCATGAGCGTCGCGGCCTCCCGCGGCGCGCTCGAATCCGCGGGAGTCGAGGCCGATCAGATCGACTGCGTCATCGTCGCCACCTCCACCCACCTCTTGCTGACTCCGGCGGCCGCGCCGCAGATCGCGACCGAGCTGGGCATGAACGGCACGGCGGCGTTCGATATCTCGGCCGGATGCGCGGGCTTCTGTCACGCGCTCGCGCTGGCCTCGGATCTGGTGCGCGCCGGGACGGCCGTACATGTACTGGTGATCGGCGTGGAGAAACTGACCAACACCATCAATCCGAAGGACCGCGCGACCGCATTCCTGTTCGCCGACGGCGCGGGCGCGGTGGTGGTCGGTCCGTCGGAGGAGCAGGGCATCGGCCCGACGGTCTGGGGGTCGGACGGTACCCAGCACCACGCGATCCGGCAGGACAAGGACTGGATCGAATTCTTCGAGGAGATCGAGGAGAAGGGCCTGGACGCGGTACGGCCCTACCTCGCCATGGAGGGTACGGCGGTATTCCGCTGGGCCGCACATTCATTGGAGAAGGTCTGCCGCGACGCCATCGATCGCGCGGGCCTATCCACCGATGACCTGGACGCGATGATCCCGCACCAGGCCAACGGCCGGATCATCGAGATCATGGCCCGAGTGCTGAAGCTGCCCGAGCACTGCGCGCTGGCCAACGATATCGAGGAGACCGGAAATACCTCGGCCGCCTCGATTCCGCTGGCCATGGAGGCGCTGCTGCGCAAGGGTGAGTCGAAGCCGGGCGATACCGCGCTGCTGATCGCCTTCGGCGCCGGTCTCTCCTACGCCGCGCAAGTCGTGACGCTGCCCAACTGGCAGTAACTCAGCTACGCGGCGGCCTCCACCGCGGCCTTGATCTTGCCGAGCGTTTCGTTCATCCCGCGCTCGAGCAGTTCCTCGAACGGCGCCTCGCCGCCCATCGCGGCATCGATGGACTTGCGGGAGAACCAGCTGGTGCCGTTGGGCACATCACGGCGTTCGATCAGCCGCGTGCCGGTGGCGGTCGGCTCCAGCGTGTAGCTCCAGATGCTGCGGTTCTCGTTGATCCGAAATGCGAAGGCCTGATTGGGCTCATAACGCACGATGCGCGCGGTGGTCGGCCAGTACTTCTTGCCGTCGGTATTGAGGTTGATCGTCCAGGTGCCCGCTTTCGGCGTACCGAGCGCGCGCATCCGTACGCACTGCGGGCTGAACTCCGGCATCCGCTTGAGATCGGCGACGACGGCCCAGACCTGTTCCGGCGGTGCCGCGATCTCGATCGTGGCTTCGATATTTTTCGGCAACGCTGCCTCCGGAGGACTGTGCGACGGATGTGCTGGCCCTTTCGAGCGACCTGCAAGCAGTCGCTACGTGTAGCACGACTTGACGATTTGGCAACAGCCTAGTCGGCGACTCTTGGAAGACAAATGTGTCACTTTTTCGCGATTTGTTTACCCGGCCGTGTAATGGCGCGCGCACAATGGCGGATAGACGAAGCATCAGACACTGCCACAAGCTTTTCCGTCAAGCGTGAGGTGATCGGCCGTGAAACTGCGCTCGCTCTTACATCGTCGGCACGGGGGTCAGGTTCCGCTGCTTCCCGCCATCGCACCCGAGACACCCGCTACTCGAGACACCTTCACGCCGCGCATCGCACGCGCGATAGTTCCGGACGAACAACTGGAGCGCCTGCTCACGCCCACCGAACTCGACTTGGTGCGCGAGCATCGCGTTTGACGAGCGTTCCATACTCGATAGGTGACTGCACCCGCTGCTGCGAAGCCGGCCATCCTCAGCGTCGACGACGATCCGGGAGTTTCCCGCGCGGTCGTTCGCGACCTGCGCCGCCGTTATGGGGCCGAGTACCGGATTCTGCGCGCGGAGTCGGGCGCGGACGCACTCGACGCACTGCGTGAGATGAAACTGCGTGGCCAACCGGTCGCGGTCTTGATCGCCGATTATCGGATGCCGGGCATGGACGGCATCGAATTCCTGGAGCAGGCCATGGACCTGCACCCGTACGCGCGGCGTGTGCTGCTGACTGCCTACGCCGATACCAGCGCCGCGATCGACGCGATCAATGTCGTCGACCTCGACCACTATCTGCTCAAGCCGTGGGATCCGCCGGAGGAGAAGCTCTATCCGGTGCTGGACGGACTGCTCGAGGCCTGGCGCAGCAACGACCACAAACCCGTCACCGAGACCAAGGTGGTCGGCAACCGCTGGTCCCCGCGGTCGTCGGAGGTGCGCGAATTCCTGGCCCGTAATCAGCTGCCCTACCGCTGGTACCTGGCCGAGGAACCGGAAGGCGCACGGCTGCTGGAAGCGGCGGGTGCCGATCCCAATATCTGTCCGGTGGTGATCACCCCGGGTGGGCGGGCACTGGTGCAACCGAGCGACGGCGAGCTCGCCGAAAGTGTCGGGCTGAACACCAATCCGACCGGCGACTTCTACGATCTCATCGTGGTCGGCGGCGGACCCGCCGGACTCGGCGCGGCGGTGTACGGCGCCTCCGAGGGCCTGCGCACGGTGCTCGTCGAGCGCACCGCGACCGGCGGCCAGGCGGGCCAGAGTTCACGCATCGAGAACTATTTGGGCTTCCCGGACGGGCTGTCCGGCGCGCAGTTGGCCGATCGGGCACGGCGGCAGGCCGCGAAGTTCGGCGCCGAGGTGATCACCACGCGCGAGGTGGTCGGGCTCGAGGTGAACGGGTCCGCGCGCACCGTGCGGTTCGCCGACGGCGGGCGGCTGTGCGCGCACACGGTGATCATCGCGACCGGTGTGGACTACCGGCGTCATCCCGCACCGGGTGTGGACGATTTCACCGGGCGCGGTGTCTATTACGGCTCGGCCATGACCGAGGCCTCCGAATGCGCCGACCACGACGTCTACATCGTCGGCGGGGCGAATTCGGCAGGGCAGGCGGCGGTATTCCTGTCCCGCAACGCGCGCACGGTGCATCTGGTGGTCCGCGCGGATTCACTGGAGAAGTCCATGTCGCACTATCTGATCCAGCAGATCGCGCAGATACCGAATATCCGCGTGCACACCGATACCGAAGTGATCGGCGCCGACGGCGACGATCACCTGCAGCAGATCGTGGTGCGCAACAACCGGACCGGCGCGGAAGAAAAAGCCGAGGCCGAACGGTTGTTCCTATTCATCGGTGCCGCACCACAGACCGACTGGCTCGACGGCGTGGTCAAGCGGGACGAGGCGGGCTATGTGCTGGCCGGTCCCGATCTGCTCGTCGACGGAACCAGACCCGCGGGCTGGGAGCTACCCAGACCGCCGCATCACCTGGAGACCAGCGTCCCCGGCGTTTTCGTCGCGGGTGACGTGCACGCCGATTCGGCGAAGCGGGTCGCCTCGGCGGTCGGCGAGGGTGCGATGGCGGTCATGCTCGTGCATCGGTACCTGGCGTGATAGGAGGCTGGACCATGAATTCGAAGGAGACAGCGGATCGCAGCAGTCATCTGGTCTGCGATCCGGTGGAGCTGCGCAGCCTCTTTCTCTTCGAGAAGCTCACCGACGAACAGCTGAATCTGCTGTGTGCCGATGGCCGCATCGAGATCGTCGAACCGGGACTGGTGTTCCGCGAGGGCGATCCGGCCACCTGCTTCTACGTGATGATCGAGGGCGAGGTGCAGCTCACCAAGCTCTCCGGTGGTGCCGAGATCGAGACGACGCGCACCGACTACCGCGGCGCGTACGCGGGTGCGTGGACCGCCTACCTCGGCGACAAAGTGGACCAGACCTATAACGGCTCGATGTACGTGACTCGCAGGTCGCGGTTCTTCGTGCTCGACGCAGGCACCTTCGCGCGGATGATGCACGACTGGTTCCCGATGGCCGTACACCTGCTCGAGGGCGCGTTCTTCGGCAACCGCAAGAGCAACGAGCGGATCGCCGAGCGCGAACGCCTGCTGGCGCTCGGGTCGCTGTCGGCTGGTCTGACCCATGAGCTGAACAACCCGGCCGCCGCGGCGGTGCGCGCCACCTCCGGGCTGCGCGACCGGATCGCCGGTATGCGGCACAAGCTGGCGATGATGGCGCAGGGCAAGTTCGATACGGCGTCGCTGGAGGCGTTGGTGCGGCTGCAAGAGGAAGCGGCGGCCCAGGTCGCCAAAGCCCCTGAGCTCACCACGCTGGAGGCCTCCGAACGCGAGGATCTGCTCAGCGAATGGCTGGAGGGCCAGGGGATCGACGACGGCTGGAATCTGGCCCCGAATTTCGTGCAGGCCGGCTTCGATGTGGATTGGCTGGAACGGGTTTCGGCAACTCTCGATGGCTCTCCCGACCAGGTGTTCCAGGGCGCGATCCGCTGGCTGAACTACACCATCGAGACCGAACTGCTGATGAACGAGATCGCCGATTCGACCACGCGTATCTCGACCCTGATCGGCGCGGCCAAACAGTATTCGCAGATGGACCGGGCACCGTTCCAGGTGGTCGACATCCACGAACTGCTCGACAGCACGCTGGTGATGCTGAGTCGCAAGATCGGCGACGGCGTCGAGGTGGTCAAGGAATACGACCGGACACTGCCCGAAGTGCCCTGCTACGCGGCGGAATTGAATCAGGTGTGGACCAACCTGATCGATAACGCGGTATACGCGATGAACGGCGAGGGCACACTCACCATCCGCACCAGGCACGAAAACGACTGCGCCGTCATCGAGATCGGCGATACCGGCACCGGCGTACCGGCCGAGGTGCGCAGCCGCATCTTCGAACCGTTCTTCACCACCAAGCCGGTGGGCGAGGGAACCGGTCTCGGCCTGGACATTTCGTTCCGGATCGTGGTGAACAAGCACCACGGCGATATCCAGCTCGATTCCGAGCCGGGCAATACCCGATTCACGGTCTGGCTCCCGCTGCACCGTCCCGACGAAATGCCGGAGTCCGGCGACCGTTCCGAAGTCGATGCAGGAGGTCAGTGATGACGCAGGAGTTGGAGGGTATCGATCCCGTGGTCGCGCCCAGCGGTCCGGGCTGTATGGAATGTGAAGCGGCCCAGGGCTGGTGGGTGCACCTGCGGCGCTGCGCGCAGTGCGGCCATATCGGCTGCTGCGACACCTCGCCGGAGCAGCACGCCTCCAAACACGCCAAGGACACCGGACATCCGTTCATCCAGAGCTATGAGCCGGGCGAGGATTGGTTCTTCGACTTCCGCTCCGACGAGATGTACAGCGGCGGGCCGGAACTCGCACCGCCGAAACACCATCCGGTGGACCAGCCTGCGCCCGGACCGCGCGGCCGGGTGCCCGCCGATTGGCAGACTCGCATCCACTGACCATCAGGGATCGTTTGGAAAAACGTAAGAGCCGCACCGGGCTGTGGGCTCCATGACAACCGAACGAGCTCACCCGGTACCCTGCACCGGACGCGCCGGAGACTCCGGCGCCGCGAGTTACCGGGGAACGCACGTGATCAAGCGAGTTACCGCCATCGTCCTAGCCACCGGGGCGGTGGCCGTCGCGCTGGCCGGATGTGGCAGTTCGGACGATTCCAGCTCCGACGCGAACGGTCTGCGCAAGGGCGCCACGGGCGCCAGTACGTCCGCTGGCACCACGTCCGCGACCGGCGCAGCGCCGACGACGGCCGCCGCCGCACCGACCACCACCAAGACCACGGCGAGTTACCCCTCGCTCGGCCCCGCGTCGAGCACCACCTGCGGTGAATTCAAGAAGTTGGACAGCACCGAGGAGAAGGCGTTGATCGAGAAGGTGCTCGCGGAGAATCCGGGCAGCGAGTTCGAGGGCAGCCCGAACGTCGCCCTCGGCACCGCCAAACTCGTCTGCCTGGCCCCCAGTTACGCCGATACCCCGGTCGCGGTGGCCGTCGGGATCGTCGAAAAAGACAAGTAGGGCCGCGCTGCTCGGTCGCAGCACCGACGGCACATACACAGAACGCGCGTACACAGCGGGCAGGCGCTGTGTACGCGCGTTCTACTTATGGCGCGACGATCAGGGCTGACCGGTGGCGAACGCGATCACGGCGTCGAGGAACTCCTGGCCGCCCATGACGTATCCGCCGATCAGTGCACCAGCCGGGATGCTGATGATCCACAGGAAGGGGATAAAAGCCCCGATGACGGCACCGATGACGATGCCCGGCAGGTTCTTGTTGACCTGCTCCATGAGCCGGTCGTAGGAGCTGATGTCCTTCAGCCCCGCAATGTCCTTCAGCTTCGCGGTGTCCGCCGGGGTCATCGTCGAAGCCAGCGCGAGGGTGTGGCCGTCCGCGCTGATCTGCTGGCTCACCGCGATCGGCAGTCCCGCGACCTCGGAGTGCAGCGGCACCTGGTCCACCGTCGCGCCGTCGTCGGACTTCAGCAGCACTGCGGCACCGTCCGAGGCGAGCTCGAACCGGCCGCTGTCAACCGCCCAGGTGATGGTCTTATCAGTTGGGGAAACCGTTGTGTGGTAGTTGATTCCGTGTACAACACCAGAAGTCACGTCCCCCGGAGTCACTGCCGCCGGCTGGTCAGTCGCCACGGCGGGCTGCCCATTGGCGGTAGCTGCGGTAATCCCCACCGCGGTGACAGCCATGAAGACAGCAGTAGTGATCTTTCCGAACTTCATTTCTTGAATTCCCTCCACTTTGTTGTCCCGCCCGACAAGGGGCGGGATCAGAACGTTAGCGTGCGGAATTCGTTGTCGCACATTGGGGTTCGTCAGTCACGAAATCGTTGCCGAAGTTTAACTATCCACAATTCCGTGGATCAATTTGCGATGCAGTCGGGCCACATGAGGGATGCCCCGCATTTGCTCGAGCCGAGTTTCTAACTCCGCAACAGTCGCCCGTCATATCGCAAGTGAGCCGTAGGCCCAGGTCGATCCACGGTGGGGCGGCGTATTTGCCAAGGCTAGTGACGTCGACTCGGACAGGCGTACCAGTCTCCGGGGCGAAATTACTGGTCAGAGCGCACTGCCGCGATTGCACGTCCGATCGACGATATCGACGACGATCCGCGGCCGTTTTCGGTTCCGTGAGTACATTCACAATTTTCGGATGGCAGGGCGCAAATAGCGGATCGGGCACTCACCATCGACGATTTTCCGCATATCTCGGATCTTTCCGACGGACCGCCGACCAACCGGGGCCGGACGCGGGCAGAATGACACAGTGGCAGAACTTGCGCTCACCGCTCGACTGAATCCCTCCGCCGCAGATGCCAGGCGCGGGGTGGTCCGGTTGCATCCGGAGGCGCTGACCGCGCTCGGCCTGCGGGAATGGGACGGTATCGCGCTGATCGGGGCGCGGCGCACCGCCGCGGTCGTCGGGGTGGCTCCGGCGGGCACACCGGCCGGGGTCGCGCTGCTCGATGACGTCACATTGTCCAACGCGGGGCTGCGTGAGGACGCGAATGTGGTGGTCTCGCCCGCGACGGTATACGGGGCCAAGCAGATCTCGGTGAGCGGTTCGGTGCATGCCACCAGGACCATTCCGGCGGCGACGCTGCGGCAGGCGCTGCTGGGCAAGGTGGTCACGATCGGCGACGCGGTCTCGCTACTGCCCCGCGAC
Protein-coding sequences here:
- a CDS encoding ATP-binding protein, with translation MNSKETADRSSHLVCDPVELRSLFLFEKLTDEQLNLLCADGRIEIVEPGLVFREGDPATCFYVMIEGEVQLTKLSGGAEIETTRTDYRGAYAGAWTAYLGDKVDQTYNGSMYVTRRSRFFVLDAGTFARMMHDWFPMAVHLLEGAFFGNRKSNERIAERERLLALGSLSAGLTHELNNPAAAAVRATSGLRDRIAGMRHKLAMMAQGKFDTASLEALVRLQEEAAAQVAKAPELTTLEASEREDLLSEWLEGQGIDDGWNLAPNFVQAGFDVDWLERVSATLDGSPDQVFQGAIRWLNYTIETELLMNEIADSTTRISTLIGAAKQYSQMDRAPFQVVDIHELLDSTLVMLSRKIGDGVEVVKEYDRTLPEVPCYAAELNQVWTNLIDNAVYAMNGEGTLTIRTRHENDCAVIEIGDTGTGVPAEVRSRIFEPFFTTKPVGEGTGLGLDISFRIVVNKHHGDIQLDSEPGNTRFTVWLPLHRPDEMPESGDRSEVDAGGQ
- a CDS encoding UBP-type zinc finger domain-containing protein; the encoded protein is MTQELEGIDPVVAPSGPGCMECEAAQGWWVHLRRCAQCGHIGCCDTSPEQHASKHAKDTGHPFIQSYEPGEDWFFDFRSDEMYSGGPELAPPKHHPVDQPAPGPRGRVPADWQTRIH